From a single Rosa rugosa chromosome 7, drRosRugo1.1, whole genome shotgun sequence genomic region:
- the LOC133723216 gene encoding protein FAR1-RELATED SEQUENCE 5-like, producing MHFQNEKEKDSSFVYTMESDEENRVRRCFWADSISRRAYSFYGDVVIFNTTYNTNRYGMIFAPFTGVNNHGQTIIFACAFLNDETADTFVWLFKEFLNAMPGDAPENAPKMIITDQDPAMTKAIAEALPQTFHRYCSWHILNKFSEKLDAIKYRDSYQDFHSCIWNSSSREEFDSRWIEIIEKSGLSDNKWLESIYEIRSSWIPAYVNHVFSAGMSSSQRAQSQHSFFKNYVSKWNSLVEFMVQFKRGLLHQRHSELEEDHINIDEKAKTVMSLDIEDHMAKVYTRKLFYEVQEQLRDSFKYKLELMFENVTQEQFKVMRKNIDTCKFRELTYEKKSDFASCSCRKFDSEGLPCRHVLAYLIKIQDVDKLPIQYILKRWTKAARQRVVIDSDGMEIKDNKALLARRTKLFEHAKYAIDKVMVSDEASQLFLEALHAFLENIKPLISNESGKSAVGLETKNDPIQHVFNEPDQVRAKGCGRRLKKGKEKKKVKVKDSQGRQCHRCGLFGQSHDKRNCPTLHGRPAIDKYGDSSSTSMDDDSCSSSHFAE from the exons ATGCATTTTCagaatgagaaagaaaaagattcCTCTTTTGTCTATACAATGGAGTCAGATGAGGAAAACAGAGTAAGACGGTGCTTTTGGGCTGACTCAATTTCAAGACGAGCTTACAGCTTTTATGGAGATGTAGTTATCTTTAATACTACATACAACACAAATCGGTATGGAATGATTTTTGCACCATTCACTGGTGTTAACAATCATGGGCAGACAATCATCTTTGCTTGTGCATTCTTGAATGATGAGACGGCCGATACTTTTGTTTGGTTATTCAAGGAATTTCTAAATGCTATGCCAGGAGATGCACCAGAAAATGCCCCCAAGATGATTATTACTGACCAAGATCCTGCTATGACTAAAGCCATTGCAGAAGCACTCCCACAAACATTTCATAGATATTGCAGTTGGCACATTCTTAATAAATTTTCTGAGAAGCTAGATGCGATTAAATATCGGGATTCCTACCAAGACTTTCATAGCTGCATATGGAATTCAAGTAGtagagaggagtttgactcaagATGGATTGAAATTATTGAGAAGAGTGGGTTGAGTGATAACAAGTGGCTGGAGTCGATATACGAAATTCGTTCATCATGGATACCAGCATATGTCAATCATGTTTTCTCAGCTGGAATGTCAAGTAGTCAAAGAGCACAGAGTCAACATTCTTTCTTCAAGAATTATGTTTCTAAGTGGAATTCATTGGTGGAATTTATGGTTCAGTTTAAGAGGGGACTTCTTCACCAACGCCATTCTGAGTTAGAGGAGGATCATATTAATATTGATGAGAAGGCAAAAACTGTCATGTCCCTTGACATAGAAGATCATATGGCCAAGGTTTATACACGTAAACTATTTTATGAAGTTCAAGAACAGTTGAGAGACAGCTTCAAATATAAACTAGAACTTATGTTTGAAAATGTCACTCAAGAACAGTTTAAGGTTATGCGAAAGAACATTGATACTTGTAAGTTTCGTGAACTCACTTAcgaaaaaaaatctgattttgcaTCATGCAGCTGTAGAAAGTTTGACAGTGAAGGGCTCCCATGTCGGCATGTTTTGGCATATTTGATTAAGATCCAAGATGTTGATAAATTGCCTATTCAGTACATCTTGAAGAGATGGACTAAAGCTGCAAGACAAAGAGTTGTGATAGATTCTGATGGAATGGAGATAAAAGATAACAAAGCTTTACTTGCAAGGAGGACTAAACTATTCGAGCATGCTAAATATGCAATTGATAAGGTTATGGTGAGTGATGAGGCTTCACAGCTCTTTTTGGAAGCATTGCATGCTTTTTTGGAGAATATTAAACCATTAATTAGTAATGAAAGTGGAAAAAGTGCAGTAGGTTTGGAGACAAAGAATGATCCTATTCAACATGTTTTTAATGAACCAGATCAAGTGAGAGCAAAAGGGTGTGGGAGAAGGttgaagaaaggaaaagagaagaagaaagttaaGGTAAAGGACAGTCAAGGTAGGCAATGCCATAGATGTGGACTATTTGGTCAGTCACATGACAAAAGAAATTGTCCAACACTTCATGGAAG ACCTGCTATTGATAAATATGGGGATTCAAGTTCCACTAGTATGGATGATGATAGCTGTTCATCATCTCATTTCGCAGAATAA
- the LOC133723531 gene encoding alpha-L-arabinofuranosidase 1-like, producing the protein MKAVVLLCCCCCFLFQCFAVTNQTAELLVDASQSSGRLISPTLFGIFFEEINHAGAGGLWAELVSNRGFESGGPNTPSNIDPWSIIGNESSLLVSTDRSSCFERNKVALRMEVLCDSQDANICPSGGVGIYNPGFWGMNVEKGKTYIVTLYVRSSGGINVSVSLTSSNGLQTLAADNIIASVSEISNWTKFKVLLEAKATNPSSRLQLTTTRKGLIWFDQVSVMPSDTYKGHGFRKDLVDMLADLKPQFIRFPGGCFVEGEWLRNAFRWKETIGPWEERPGHFGDVWMYWTDDGLGYFEFLQLAEDLGTRPIWVFNNGISHNDQVDTSNVLPFVQEALDGIEFARGDPDSTWGSLRAAMGHPEPFDLRYVAVGNEDCGKKNYRGNYLKFYSAIKRAYPDIQIISNCDGSSQPLDHPADLYDFHVYTSASNMFSMAHRFDRAPRKGPKAFVSEYAVTGKDAGAGSLLAALAEAGFLIGLEKNSDVVEMASYAPLFVNANNKRWNPDAIVFNSSQLYGTPSYWVQCLFSESSGATIFNATLQTNSSTSLLASAISWKSSEDQNTYLRIKIVNFGSNIVNLTIRVDGLGPNFVGLSGSTKTVLTSKNVMDENSFGEPKKVIPNLSLLEQAGEEMDVGLSAHSFTSIDLLMEPSYIRTGADSFSLSSI; encoded by the exons ATGAAGGCCGTCGTCTTgctctgctgctgctgctgctttcTGTTCCAATGTTTCGCTGTTACAAACCAGACAGCAGAGCTGCTTGTTGATGCTTCTCAATCATCCGGACGACTAATATCTCCAACACTCTTTGGAATTTTCTTCGAG GAGATTAACCATGCTGGCGCTGGTGGGTTGTGGGCTGAGCTTGTAAGCAACAGAG GTTTTGAATCTGGGGGACCTAACACTCCTTCCAACATTGATCCCTGGTCAATTATTGGGAATGAGTCATCTTTGCTTGTATCGACGGACCGGTCGTCATGTTTCGAGCGCAATAAAGTTGCACTTCGAATGGAGGTTCTATGTGACAGCCAAGATGCCAATATCTGTCCTTCTGGGGGTGTTGGAATTTATAACCCTGGGTTCTGGGGCATG AATGTCGAAAAAGGGAAGACCTACATTGTAACTCTTTATGTTCGTTCATCTGGAGGAATCAATGTATCTGTATCGTTGACGAGTTCCAATGGATTGCAGACTCTTGCTGCTGATAACATTAT AGCTTCTGTTTCAGAAATTTCAAACTGGACGAAATTTAAAGTTCTGTTGGAAGCCAAAGCAACAAATCCTAGTTCAAGATTGCAATTGACAACCACCAGAAAAGGGTTGATATGGTTTGATCAAGTGTCCGTCATGCCTTCGGACACATACAAG GGACATGGATTTAGGAAGGACCTTGTCGACATGTTGGCAGATCTAAAACCCCAATTTATTAGATTTCCAG GTGGCTGTTTTGTTGAAGGTGAATGGTTAAGAAATGCATTTCGTTGGAAAGAAACAATTGGACCATGGGAAGAGAGACCTGGACACTTTGGTGATGTTTGGATGTACTGGACTGATGATGGACTTGGTTATTTTGAGTTTTTGCAA CTAGCAGAGGACCTTGGTACACGGCCAATTTGGGTGTTCAACAATG GAATCAGCCACAATGATCAAGTTGATACCTCCAATGTCTTACCGTTTGTACAG GAAGCTCTTGATGGTATTGAGTTTGCTAGGGGCGATCCTGATTCTACATGGGGTTCTCTCCGTGCCGCAATGGGACACCCAGAGCCCTTTGACTTGAGATATGTTGCTGTTGGGAATGAGGATTGTGGCAAAAAGAATTACCGAG GAAATTACCTTAAGTTCTACAGTGCTATAAAGCGTGCCTATCCAGACATCCAAATAATTTCTAACTGCGATGGCTCTTCTCAACCTTTGGATCATCCAGCTGATTTGTATGACTTTCAT GTTTATACTTCAGCAAGCAACATGTTTTCGATGGCTCATCGGTTTGATCGTGCACCACGTAAGGGTCCCAAG GCTTTTGTGAGTGAGTATGCTGTGACCGGAAAAGATGCTGGAGCAGGAAGTCTTCTTGCAGCATTGGCAGAAGCCGGATTTCTGATTGGGCTTGAAAAAAACAG TGATGTTGTTGAGATGGCAAGTTATGCGCCACTCTTTGTGAATGCCAATAACAAGCG GTGGAACCCAGATGCAATCGTGTTTAACTCCTCACAGCTGTATGGAACTCCTAGCTACTGGGTGCAATGTCTTTTTAGTGAATCAAGTGGAGCAACTATTTTCAATGCAACACTCCAAACAAATTCTTCTACTTCACTTCTTGCATCTGCAATTTCGTGGAAAAGTTCTGAAGATCAGAATACTTACCTAAGAATTAAG ATTGTGAACTTTGGAAGCAACATAGTGAATCTTACGATCCGTGTTGATGGGTTGGGGCCAAATTTTGTTGGTCTGTCTGGATCAACCAAGACTGTGCTCACATCTAAAAATGTGATGGATGAGAACTCGTTTGGTGAGCCAAAGAAG GTCATACCGAACCTGAGTCTACTTGAACAGGCTGGTGAGGAAATGGATGTTGGACTTTCTGCACATTCCTTCACTTCAATTGATTTGTTAATGGAACCAAGCTATATCAGGACTGGAGCTGATTCTTTCTCCCTGTCTTCTATCTAA